CGGAGCACGGTGGCCGGCTGGTGCAGCGTGCGCCACCACTGGACCGAGAAGTGGATGATCGGCACGTCGAGGGCGCCCAGGATGCCGAGCACGGCCGCGTAGGTGGCGGCGCGCTCGCGATCCTCGACCACGCTCCGCAGCAAGAGGTAGCCGAGATAGATCACGAACAGGACGGCGGTGGAGGTCAGCCGCGCATCCCACGTCCACCACGTGCCCCAGGTGGGCTTGCCCCAGATGGATCCGGTGACCAGGGTGAGGCCGATGAAGCAGACCGCGAGCTCGGCGGCGGCCACCGCCACCCGGTCCCACACGGCGCGACGGCCGCCGAGATAGGCGATGCTCGCCGCCAGCACCACGGCGATCGCGACGTACGCCGTCAGGATCGCCGGTACGTGGAGGTACATGATCCGCTGCACGTTGCCCTGGACCGCGTCCCGCGGGGCGTAGCCGAGGGCCGCCCCGAGGCCCAGGAGGAGCAGGGCCGCGGCGGTCGCGCCGAGTCCGCGTGGCATCCTCACGCCTCCAGGATGAACTCGAAGGTCAGCAGCCCGGCCACGACGAACACGATGTCGAAGCCGAGCAGGAGCTGCCACCAGGCGGCCGAGGCCGCCCAGGGTTCCCCGCCGAGGGCCCCCTCGGTCAGCCGCACCGAGGCCACGAGTACCGGTATCACGAGCGGCAGGAGGAGGACCGGCAGCAGCACCTCGCGCGCGCGGAGCTGGGCCGTCATGGCGGCGAAGAGCGTGCCGATCGCCGCGAACCCGACGGTCCCGACGAACGCGACCAGGAGGAGCCGAGGGATGGCCGGCCAGAGGTCGAGGTTGTAGAGGAGGCCGGTGGCCACGATGAAGGCGAGCTCCATGCTCCACATGAGCGCGGTGGTGCCCGCCAGCTTCCCCAGGTAGATCCCACCCTTGTCCCCGGGCATCAGGACGAGCCCGTCGAGGCAGTCGTTCTCGCGTTCCAGGGCGAAGGACCGACCCAGGGCCAGGAGCCCGGCCAGCAGGAAGGCGAGCCAGAAGAGTCCGGGGAGCGCCGCCCGGATCCGCTCGCGGTCGGGCCCGAGCGCGAAGTAGAAGAGGAAGAGGAGCAGGATGGCGAAGAAGGCGAGCGCATTCGCGCCCTCCTTGGCGCGCCGCTCGACGAGCAGGTCTTTCCAGAAGACGGCTCGCGCGCTTCGCAGAAAGGCGGTTCCGCCTGGCATCACGCCTCGCCGTCGGTCGCCGCCAGGTACAGCCGCTCGAGCGCGTCGGGCGTCAGTGATTCCCGGGGCTGGTCCACGACGAGGCGCCCTCCGGCCAGGATCGCCACGCGATCCGCCAGGGCGAGCCCTCGGCCCACGCTGTGCGTGACGAGCACCGCGGCCCCGCCGGCAGCCTTGAACTCGTGGAGGTACTCGTCGAGGCGTTTCCGCCCGTCGTGGTCGAGGCCCGCGAAGGGCTCGTCGAGGAGTAACACTCGCGGACGGCGGAGCATCACCCGGGCCAGCGCGACCCGCCGGCGCATCCCGCTCGACAGCTCACGCACCCGGGTCGGCCCCTGGGCGTCGACGCCCATCCGGGCCAACGCGACTCCCAGGGCGTCCGGATCCGATGTCGAGGCATCCAGCGTAGCGGCGAAGGCCAGGTTCTCAGCCGGCGTGAGGTCGTCGTAGAGCTGGGTCCCGTGTCCGATCAGTCCCACCAGCCGGCGCACGGCATCGCGATCGGCCACCAGATCATAGCCGCCGATCCGGCCGCCGCCGGCTGTCGGCCGGATCAACGTCGCCAGGAGCCGGAGGAGCGTCGTCTTGCCGGAGCCGTTGGGCCCGAGCACGGTCAGCACGGCACCGGCCGGGACCGTCAGGCTGACGCGGCGCAGGGCCACACTGGCCCCATAGACCTTGGTGAGGCCCGCCACCTCGATCATGGCACGTCCAACATACTACCAGCGAGCTCGCGCTCTGCCCCGAACCCGCACGCATCGGGAGTGCCGCCAACGGTTTGTCTATCGCACAGGTAAGGACGAAGCGCTCCGAGCGCGGGCTTCGCCCGCGCAACCTGGGGGGAAGCTCGAAGGGGGCACCGCCCCCCTTCGAAGCTATACGCGCATGGCCCGGAGCCGGGCGATCCGCTCCTCGATCGGCGGGTGGGTCGAGAAGAGGCTCAGGAGGCTCCGCCCGCTGAGCGGGTTCACGATGAACAGGTGGGCGGTGGCCGGGCTCGCGTCCATCGGGACGATCCGGCTCGCCTGCTCCAGCTTGGCGAGCGCGGAGGCGAGCCCCTCGGGCTGGCGGGTCAGGCGGGCGCCGGAGGCGTCGGCCTGGAATTCCCGGGCCCGGGAGACGGCCATCTGGATCAACAGGGCGGCGATCGGCGCCACGATGGCGGTGACGACGAGCGCGATCGGGTTCATCCCACCCTCCTCGCTGTCGCGCGAGGTGCCGAAGAAGGCGGCCCACCGAGCCATGTTGGCGATCATCATCACGGCACCGGCGAGTGTCGCCGCGATGGTGGAGATGAGGACGTCCCGGTTCAGGACGTGCGACAGCTCGTGGGCCAGCACGCCCTCCAGTTCCCGCTCGTCCATGATCCGGAGGATACCCTCGGTGACGGCCACCGCCGCATGCTGCGGGCTCCGCCCGGTGGCGAAGGCGTTCGGGGTGGGGGAGGGGAGGAGATAGAGCCGGGGCATGGGGATCTGCGCCTTGGTGGCCAGGTTCCGGACGATGCGGTAGACGACCGGCGCGTCGCCTTCCGAGATCGGCTGGGCGCTGTACATGGCCAGGACGATCTTGTCCGAGAACCAGTACGAGGCGAAGTTCATCACCAGGGCCAGCACGAACGCGAATACCATCCCGGACTGGCCGCCGAGCCATCCGCCGATGGCGAGGAAGAGGCCGGTCAGCAGACCGAGCAGTAGCGTGGTCTTGAGCGTGTTGACCATTGGGCGCGTCTCCTCCCGGCAGAGCTTCGAAGACCCGTTCCCACTGGAGAGCCTAACATCGGCCCGGGAGAGCGTCAAGGAAGCGACACCGCGGAACGGCGAGGCGTCTCCGGCCTTTTCCCTTGACACCCCCGGGAGCCGCTCGTATAATGCGATGCTTAAGAACTCCTGATTTTTCCGGCACTTATTCAGGTGCTGGGCTTGCCAGGTGAACGCGATGCTGGTTCGAGTCTCCGAGATTCCGGAAGAAGGCCTGCGCGTCGAGTCCGTGACCGAGGTGGAGGACGTGTTTCC
The genomic region above belongs to Candidatus Methylomirabilota bacterium and contains:
- the ccmC gene encoding heme ABC transporter permease CcmC, encoding MPRGLGATAAALLLLGLGAALGYAPRDAVQGNVQRIMYLHVPAILTAYVAIAVVLAASIAYLGGRRAVWDRVAVAAAELAVCFIGLTLVTGSIWGKPTWGTWWTWDARLTSTAVLFVIYLGYLLLRSVVEDRERAATYAAVLGILGALDVPIIHFSVQWWRTLHQPATVLRPQAPTMDGAMLVALAVNVAAFLCTFAYLLSRRYRLLTLETEAATRAWQ
- a CDS encoding heme exporter protein CcmB, which translates into the protein MPGGTAFLRSARAVFWKDLLVERRAKEGANALAFFAILLLFLFYFALGPDRERIRAALPGLFWLAFLLAGLLALGRSFALERENDCLDGLVLMPGDKGGIYLGKLAGTTALMWSMELAFIVATGLLYNLDLWPAIPRLLLVAFVGTVGFAAIGTLFAAMTAQLRAREVLLPVLLLPLVIPVLVASVRLTEGALGGEPWAASAAWWQLLLGFDIVFVVAGLLTFEFILEA
- the ccmA gene encoding heme ABC exporter ATP-binding protein CcmA, whose amino-acid sequence is MIEVAGLTKVYGASVALRRVSLTVPAGAVLTVLGPNGSGKTTLLRLLATLIRPTAGGGRIGGYDLVADRDAVRRLVGLIGHGTQLYDDLTPAENLAFAATLDASTSDPDALGVALARMGVDAQGPTRVRELSSGMRRRVALARVMLRRPRVLLLDEPFAGLDHDGRKRLDEYLHEFKAAGGAAVLVTHSVGRGLALADRVAILAGGRLVVDQPRESLTPDALERLYLAATDGEA
- the htpX gene encoding zinc metalloprotease HtpX: MVNTLKTTLLLGLLTGLFLAIGGWLGGQSGMVFAFVLALVMNFASYWFSDKIVLAMYSAQPISEGDAPVVYRIVRNLATKAQIPMPRLYLLPSPTPNAFATGRSPQHAAVAVTEGILRIMDERELEGVLAHELSHVLNRDVLISTIAATLAGAVMMIANMARWAAFFGTSRDSEEGGMNPIALVVTAIVAPIAALLIQMAVSRAREFQADASGARLTRQPEGLASALAKLEQASRIVPMDASPATAHLFIVNPLSGRSLLSLFSTHPPIEERIARLRAMRV